A stretch of Ferribacterium limneticum DNA encodes these proteins:
- a CDS encoding Crp/Fnr family transcriptional regulator produces the protein MANINKTHKCSGRSNCFTCSLRSTMVCADVSLEDLQAFHIPINDFVFDAGATIYNMNDPANAVYCVRHGAIKLMRYDASGNQRIVRLLKKNDVVGLESVFSGEQQHTAMALTEAHLCRIPIAHFRDFINNHPGLQLRLFEKSQEALRDADNWLSELVSNTVPAKVRLARLLLQLQIGDSDRVHRLGLTDFGGILGITPETVSRLLTELGDKEVLIKTGRGPNGRNYQADIPALTAIAREGTRAREAGKSY, from the coding sequence ATGGCCAACATCAATAAAACACACAAATGCTCTGGACGCAGCAATTGCTTCACCTGTTCACTACGCAGCACGATGGTCTGCGCCGATGTGAGCCTTGAAGATCTTCAAGCCTTCCACATCCCCATCAACGATTTCGTTTTTGACGCCGGCGCCACCATTTACAACATGAATGATCCGGCCAACGCCGTCTATTGCGTCCGCCACGGTGCCATCAAATTGATGCGCTACGACGCAAGTGGCAATCAGCGGATTGTCCGGCTCCTGAAAAAGAATGACGTCGTCGGCCTGGAGTCGGTTTTCTCAGGTGAGCAGCAACATACGGCGATGGCGCTGACCGAGGCACATTTGTGTCGCATCCCGATTGCACATTTCCGTGATTTCATAAACAACCACCCAGGCTTGCAGCTGCGGCTATTTGAAAAATCACAAGAGGCGTTGCGCGATGCCGACAACTGGCTTTCCGAACTGGTCAGCAACACCGTGCCAGCCAAGGTCAGATTGGCCAGGCTCCTGTTGCAACTGCAGATTGGCGACAGCGACCGGGTGCATCGCCTCGGCCTGACCGACTTCGGCGGAATTCTGGGTATCACGCCGGAAACCGTGAGCCGTTTGCTGACTGAACTCGGCGACAAGGAAGTCCTGATCAAAACGGGGCGCGGCCCGAACGGCAGGAACTATCAGGCAGACATTCCGGCATTGACCGCAATCGCGCGCGAAGGAACCCGCGCCCGCGAGGCAGGGAAAAGCTATTAA
- a CDS encoding TonB-dependent siderophore receptor: MHQPLRLALVVAAIYSCGALAQSKTFDIAAQSLPKALTTLATQSGIQILFNADELKGLQAGKLQGSLTPEEALRKLLEGSGFMASSTGKGSFVIQKRPPAEGVNTLPAVLVTASAERGYKAAKITVAGKTPQTLREIPNSVSVLTRDQMDDQNMVTTWDALSQVAGVQAISNDITQGQYHSRGGALELQHDGIPSSMPLSGYQQFDLPIYERVEVLRGPAGVLQGSGSFSGTVNFVRKRPKDVFAATMVASGGTWNNYRLEGDVTGPLNESGTLRGRAVASYIDRDYVYNRVHDQKWLAYGTLDFDFTSATKANVFFAYQKNDSTGFSGLPSYTNGSFLSVPRSFNPYPDWNRSAWDTLDIGGELNHKFDNEWIAAFKLQRRDQSFFFKDSYPTTGVNPATMTIANYARREFQYDYQNDGVDLYAAGPFNLLGRKHELLVGANYSRFESTGRGANPNSAGSAYLNVANVRLSDPPAVPEPDVIYKAGSQNVTKQSGIYSRLTLNIADPLKATVGGRFSNYSYKSHNIAPHPTPTDWIQGGKASGEFTPYAGLVYDLTRDITLYGSYADIFVPQTQQRVDLSTLDPRVGKQTEIGSKIDFFGGKLAVTGALFKIRDTNRALSDANNPGYYISAGELESKGWELELVGSPLARWDISASYTNLNTKWLNNGTSTGQPVSFWYPKEIYKLWSKYRFGEGPLSGFSLGLGINGATQSASGAPSATVAAREQNGYTVVKAQIGYTIDKNYALTLDINNLFDTTYYTRLGGTNTYNTYGDPRNVVLTLRASY, encoded by the coding sequence ATGCACCAGCCACTGCGTCTTGCTTTAGTTGTCGCAGCCATCTATTCCTGCGGCGCGCTCGCGCAATCGAAAACCTTCGACATCGCCGCCCAAAGCCTGCCCAAGGCGCTGACCACGCTTGCGACGCAAAGCGGCATCCAGATCCTGTTCAATGCCGACGAGCTGAAAGGTCTGCAAGCCGGCAAGCTGCAAGGCAGTCTGACGCCGGAAGAGGCATTGCGGAAGCTGCTTGAGGGCAGCGGATTCATGGCCAGCAGCACCGGCAAAGGGAGCTTCGTGATCCAGAAGCGGCCGCCGGCGGAGGGGGTGAATACGCTCCCTGCTGTTTTAGTCACTGCCTCCGCCGAACGTGGTTACAAGGCTGCGAAAATCACGGTTGCCGGCAAGACACCGCAGACGTTGCGCGAAATTCCAAATTCTGTATCGGTGCTGACCCGCGACCAGATGGATGACCAGAATATGGTCACCACTTGGGATGCGCTGTCGCAAGTTGCCGGCGTTCAGGCGATTTCAAACGATATCACCCAAGGTCAGTACCATTCACGGGGTGGGGCGCTGGAGTTGCAGCATGACGGTATTCCGTCCTCGATGCCGCTATCCGGTTATCAACAGTTCGACTTGCCGATCTACGAGCGGGTCGAAGTCCTTCGCGGCCCCGCTGGCGTTTTGCAGGGCTCCGGCTCCTTTTCAGGTACTGTCAATTTTGTCAGGAAGCGTCCCAAGGATGTCTTTGCTGCCACCATGGTTGCTTCAGGCGGCACCTGGAATAACTACCGGCTGGAAGGCGACGTGACAGGCCCGCTCAACGAGAGCGGAACCCTGCGTGGCCGGGCTGTTGCCTCATACATCGACCGCGACTACGTTTACAACCGGGTTCATGACCAAAAATGGCTGGCCTATGGCACGCTGGATTTCGATTTCACGTCGGCGACCAAGGCGAATGTCTTCTTCGCGTACCAGAAGAATGATTCGACCGGTTTCTCAGGGCTGCCTTCCTACACAAATGGATCGTTTCTGTCGGTGCCCAGATCGTTCAATCCCTATCCGGATTGGAACAGGTCAGCGTGGGATACGCTTGATATTGGCGGCGAACTGAACCACAAGTTCGATAACGAATGGATCGCCGCCTTCAAGCTCCAGCGGCGCGACCAGAGTTTCTTCTTCAAGGACAGCTATCCCACCACAGGGGTCAATCCGGCAACCATGACGATTGCCAACTACGCACGCCGGGAGTTCCAGTATGACTACCAGAACGATGGCGTTGATCTCTATGCCGCTGGTCCCTTCAACTTGCTGGGCAGAAAGCATGAGCTGCTGGTTGGTGCCAACTACAGTCGTTTTGAAAGCACTGGGCGGGGAGCGAACCCGAATTCTGCCGGCAGTGCTTACCTGAATGTTGCCAATGTCAGGTTGTCCGACCCCCCGGCGGTACCCGAACCGGATGTCATCTACAAGGCCGGTAGCCAGAACGTCACGAAGCAGAGTGGCATCTACAGCCGGCTGACCCTGAATATCGCCGATCCGCTCAAGGCAACCGTCGGCGGTCGTTTTAGCAACTACAGCTACAAGTCCCACAATATTGCACCGCACCCGACGCCGACCGATTGGATACAAGGCGGCAAGGCCAGCGGTGAATTTACGCCCTATGCCGGTCTGGTCTACGACTTAACCCGGGACATCACGCTCTACGGCAGCTATGCGGATATTTTTGTCCCGCAGACCCAGCAACGGGTTGATCTAAGCACGCTGGATCCACGCGTTGGCAAGCAGACAGAAATTGGCAGCAAGATTGATTTCTTCGGGGGAAAACTGGCCGTCACGGGAGCGCTATTCAAGATTCGCGACACCAACCGGGCGCTGTCTGATGCCAATAATCCAGGCTACTACATCTCGGCCGGTGAACTCGAAAGCAAGGGCTGGGAGTTGGAGTTGGTCGGCAGTCCCTTGGCGCGCTGGGATATTTCCGCCAGCTACACGAACCTGAACACCAAGTGGCTCAACAACGGGACGAGTACGGGCCAGCCGGTCAGCTTCTGGTATCCCAAGGAGATCTACAAGTTGTGGAGCAAGTACCGTTTCGGTGAAGGCCCGCTCAGCGGTTTCAGCCTTGGTCTGGGCATCAACGGGGCGACCCAGTCAGCGAGCGGCGCCCCGAGTGCGACTGTCGCCGCCCGGGAGCAAAACGGCTACACCGTCGTCAAGGCACAGATCGGCTACACGATCGACAAGAATTACGCCCTGACCCTGGATATCAACAACCTTTTCGACACGACGTACTACACCCGCCTTGGCGGAACCAATACCTACAACACCTATGGCGACCCGAGGAATGTGGTGCTGACACTTCGCGCCAGCTATTGA
- a CDS encoding nitrous oxide reductase accessory protein NosL, protein MKRRDLLGGLILLAMAGNGSAQESKDVRTETVDPAPLDNELEKYPRCVICNMDRRKFHYARHLLHYADGHVQGTCSVHCVGECMLRERRRGFQAIYAPDFAASADPKPLIEVSSATYLIGSDLRGVMTPVSKVSFASREAALQAKLTYGGEIGSFATAISASMQETANSLLRRYDNDLERLRRKRDAKPAA, encoded by the coding sequence ATGAAAAGAAGAGATCTGCTCGGCGGCCTAATCCTGCTCGCCATGGCGGGCAATGGATCGGCGCAGGAAAGCAAGGACGTTCGCACAGAGACTGTCGATCCTGCGCCACTCGACAACGAACTGGAGAAATATCCGCGTTGTGTCATCTGCAACATGGATCGCCGCAAATTTCATTACGCCCGGCATCTGCTGCATTACGCCGACGGCCATGTGCAGGGTACCTGCTCGGTGCATTGTGTCGGCGAGTGCATGCTGCGTGAGCGGCGGCGTGGCTTTCAGGCCATCTATGCTCCTGACTTTGCGGCAAGTGCTGACCCCAAGCCGTTGATTGAGGTTTCGTCCGCGACTTACCTGATCGGCAGTGATCTGCGCGGCGTGATGACGCCGGTCAGCAAGGTTTCATTCGCCAGCCGTGAAGCAGCTTTGCAGGCGAAACTGACTTACGGCGGCGAAATTGGCAGCTTTGCAACGGCGATCAGTGCGTCTATGCAAGAAACGGCCAATAGCCTGCTTCGCCGCTACGACAACGATCTGGAGCGCTTGCGGCGTAAACGGGACGCCAAGCCGGCTGCTTGA
- a CDS encoding FecR family protein produces the protein MNDRLNAQSATESLAEEAATWFVRMREPQVSAHERQHFQRWLEASSLHQREYANFQKLWGDLDGLPRPRRKNKRRAVVATTVAAFAALFLVHGQFAVDAENVTKIGEVRQLVLADNSVLELDADTLLRVEYSLWKRRIVLERGQAQFKVAPGLRPFEVVAGDGTMRDIGTTFNVREDQGKVSVSVQEGAVEISLRSSAQKYLLTGGQQADYQNGRISAAPAQSVNVAPSWRSNRWIFDNVSLGEVVREINRQHEHPLRLADASLDNYRVSGVFDRSDRSGLLKSLVAILPLKVEENRDETLLRRR, from the coding sequence GCAACTGAATCGCTGGCCGAAGAGGCGGCCACGTGGTTTGTCCGCATGCGCGAGCCGCAGGTGAGCGCACATGAGCGCCAACACTTTCAGCGCTGGCTCGAGGCCTCATCGCTGCATCAGCGTGAGTACGCGAACTTCCAGAAGCTATGGGGCGATCTTGATGGATTGCCACGTCCCCGCAGGAAAAACAAACGGCGGGCAGTAGTGGCGACCACCGTAGCCGCATTTGCTGCTCTTTTTCTTGTTCATGGGCAGTTTGCTGTCGATGCGGAAAATGTCACAAAGATCGGCGAGGTCCGGCAACTTGTCCTGGCCGACAATTCGGTGCTTGAATTGGATGCCGACACCTTGCTGCGGGTTGAGTATTCGCTGTGGAAAAGACGGATCGTGCTTGAACGCGGACAGGCTCAGTTCAAGGTGGCGCCGGGTCTGCGACCGTTTGAGGTGGTCGCCGGCGATGGCACGATGCGTGACATTGGCACGACCTTCAATGTGCGCGAAGACCAGGGCAAGGTCAGCGTTTCGGTGCAGGAAGGTGCCGTCGAAATCAGCCTGCGCAGCAGCGCACAAAAATATCTGCTGACCGGCGGCCAGCAGGCGGATTACCAGAATGGCCGGATTTCCGCCGCTCCGGCGCAGTCGGTCAACGTCGCCCCGTCTTGGCGGAGCAATCGCTGGATATTTGACAATGTCTCGTTGGGTGAGGTCGTTCGCGAGATCAACCGCCAGCACGAACACCCGCTCAGGCTGGCCGACGCTTCGCTCGACAACTACCGGGTCAGCGGCGTTTTCGACCGCAGCGACCGCTCCGGGCTGCTCAAGTCCCTGGTCGCCATTCTGCCGCTCAAGGTCGAAGAAAATCGCGATGAAACCTTGCTCAGGCGGCGCTGA
- a CDS encoding heavy metal translocating P-type ATPase, translated as MKHFRIAHRLSRRLRILAPSLVREQERCYILEILLRKHPAIKEVRIVADIGSLVVEYDPAALPEERLLATLDAVLGNLIAAPKAAPVVAAPVDGPVQECSLAIEGMSCASCALLIEMKLKRDPRVRYASVNFAAETVTVNGVIDRDGVAKVVSALGYATRPMDTLAQRRLIVEREKERVEEAKKRFIQAAILTVPVMISGMAMHRSPALRVMEFALSSAILFGSSNSIFRKAWMLTKQGEANMDTLIAIGAGAAWAYSIPGVLQMHHHVYFESAAGICTFVLLGRYMEERAKGKAGEAIRKLIELQPETALRIEADGTEFEVAIDEVQTGDRLRVRAGDKIPTDGCLLEGASSVDEAMITGESLPVAKAPGDKVIGGCLNGNGSFVMTVTAVGGDTVLSGIVKLVDQAQGSKLPVQKLADRISARFVPAVGGIAALTFGGWAMAGAPVSAALAHSVAVLLIACPCALGLATPTAIMVGTGQAAKRGIYIRNGEALETAAKLTTVVFDKTGTITEGKPVVTDTFILPGMGEARLASLIGAAEAGSEHFLARALADWSKPRQKDALVADSFAAHPGRGVTAQVDGLDIIIGNAALLDEMGVAYARLADEAHRLAEQGKTPVFAAVDGHTVAIFAIADQPRQGAREAIALLHRLGLKTVMATGDLEAVASHVAREVGIDHVLARCTPADKLAAIRQLQEAGEKVGMIGDGINDAPALAASDVGFAIGGGADIAVESADITLVGGDIARVAAGIDLSRRTMAIIRQNLFWALGYNVIAIPVAAAGRLNPMIAAAAMAMSSTSVVANSLRLQR; from the coding sequence ATGAAGCATTTCCGGATTGCCCACCGCCTGAGCCGCCGTCTGCGCATCCTCGCCCCTTCGCTCGTCAGGGAACAGGAGCGGTGCTACATCCTGGAAATCCTGTTGCGCAAGCATCCGGCGATCAAGGAGGTGCGCATCGTCGCCGACATCGGTTCGCTGGTCGTCGAATACGACCCCGCAGCCTTGCCGGAAGAGCGGCTGCTGGCGACGCTGGATGCCGTACTCGGCAACCTGATCGCCGCACCCAAGGCGGCGCCGGTCGTTGCCGCGCCGGTCGACGGCCCGGTGCAGGAATGTTCGCTGGCCATCGAAGGCATGAGCTGCGCGTCCTGCGCCCTGCTCATTGAAATGAAGCTCAAGCGCGACCCGCGCGTGCGCTACGCCTCGGTCAATTTTGCCGCCGAGACGGTGACGGTCAATGGCGTGATCGACCGCGATGGCGTGGCCAAGGTGGTCAGTGCGCTGGGCTATGCAACGCGGCCGATGGACACGCTGGCGCAGCGCCGGCTGATCGTCGAGCGCGAAAAGGAGCGCGTCGAGGAAGCCAAGAAGCGTTTCATCCAGGCAGCCATCCTGACCGTGCCGGTGATGATTTCCGGCATGGCCATGCATCGCTCGCCGGCGTTACGCGTTATGGAGTTCGCGCTGTCGTCGGCCATCCTGTTCGGCAGCAGCAACAGTATTTTTCGCAAGGCCTGGATGCTGACCAAGCAGGGCGAAGCCAACATGGACACCCTGATCGCCATCGGCGCCGGCGCCGCCTGGGCCTACAGCATTCCCGGCGTATTGCAGATGCATCACCACGTCTATTTCGAGTCGGCGGCTGGCATCTGCACCTTCGTGCTGCTCGGCCGCTACATGGAAGAGCGAGCCAAGGGCAAGGCTGGCGAAGCGATTCGCAAGCTGATCGAACTGCAGCCGGAAACGGCGCTGCGCATCGAGGCCGACGGAACTGAATTTGAAGTGGCCATCGACGAGGTGCAGACCGGCGACCGCCTACGTGTGAGAGCTGGCGACAAGATTCCGACCGACGGCTGCTTGCTCGAAGGCGCTTCCTCGGTCGATGAAGCGATGATCACCGGCGAATCGCTGCCGGTGGCCAAGGCGCCCGGCGACAAGGTGATTGGCGGCTGCCTGAATGGCAATGGCAGTTTCGTCATGACGGTGACCGCCGTCGGCGGCGACACCGTGCTCTCCGGCATCGTCAAACTGGTCGACCAGGCGCAGGGCAGCAAGCTGCCGGTGCAGAAACTGGCCGACCGCATTTCGGCGCGCTTCGTGCCGGCCGTCGGCGGCATTGCCGCGCTGACCTTCGGCGGCTGGGCCATGGCCGGCGCCCCGGTGTCCGCAGCACTGGCGCATTCGGTCGCCGTGCTGCTGATCGCCTGCCCCTGCGCGCTTGGCCTCGCCACGCCGACGGCGATCATGGTCGGCACCGGCCAGGCCGCCAAGCGCGGCATCTACATCCGCAACGGCGAGGCACTCGAAACAGCGGCCAAGCTGACCACCGTCGTCTTCGACAAGACCGGCACGATCACCGAAGGCAAGCCGGTAGTCACCGACACCTTCATCCTGCCCGGCATGGGTGAAGCGCGGCTGGCCAGCCTGATCGGTGCGGCCGAAGCCGGTTCTGAACACTTCCTGGCGCGAGCCTTGGCTGACTGGAGCAAACCGCGCCAGAAAGATGCGCTGGTTGCCGACTCCTTTGCCGCCCACCCGGGGCGTGGCGTTACGGCACAGGTTGACGGGCTGGACATCATCATCGGCAACGCCGCCCTGCTCGACGAAATGGGCGTCGCCTATGCGCGACTTGCCGATGAGGCGCACCGCCTGGCCGAGCAAGGCAAGACACCCGTATTTGCTGCGGTCGACGGCCATACGGTCGCCATTTTCGCCATCGCCGACCAGCCGCGCCAAGGCGCCCGGGAAGCCATCGCCCTGCTCCATCGCCTCGGCCTGAAAACCGTGATGGCGACCGGCGACCTGGAAGCCGTCGCCAGCCACGTCGCCCGTGAAGTCGGCATCGACCATGTGCTGGCCCGCTGCACGCCGGCCGACAAGCTGGCGGCCATTCGCCAATTGCAGGAAGCCGGCGAAAAAGTCGGCATGATCGGCGACGGCATCAACGACGCGCCGGCACTGGCGGCATCCGACGTCGGTTTTGCCATCGGCGGCGGTGCCGACATTGCCGTCGAATCGGCCGACATCACGCTGGTCGGCGGCGATATCGCCCGCGTTGCAGCCGGTATCGACCTGTCACGCCGGACCATGGCGATCATTCGCCAGAACCTGTTCTGGGCGCTCGGCTACAACGTGATCGCCATCCCGGTCGCCGCAGCCGGCCGACTCAACCCGATGATCGCGGCAGCCGCCATGGCGATGAGCTCAACCTCGGTCGTCGCCAACTCCCTGCGCCTGCAACGTTAA